A stretch of DNA from Gimesia chilikensis:
CTGGGCAAACGGTCGTACGTATGATCAGGTCTCTGGCGAACCGGTGCGCGGCGGGCGACTGGTATATGCCCCCCTGAAGGGGAATCCTTTCGCAAAATCGATCCAGAAGTCTTACGCCCTGCTCACATCGCACTATCGTCTGCAGAAGGATGGGACCTATCGGATGCCCGTGCTGCCGGGGCCCGGGGTCATCGGAGTCATGGCAGACGATCACATGCTCTATCAGCGCGGAAAAGGGGCGGAGAAGCTGATTGATCAAGACAAACAAATCAAGGCCATAAACACAACACCATTCTGGATCATTGCCACAAACTACCACGTCCTGGCGGAAGTTAATCCGGCAAGAGACGCGGAATCAGTTCAGGTCGATCTGGCGTTTGACCCGGGACAGACTTTGCGGATCAACGTCGTCAAACAAGATGGCGCAGCCTCTCAGAGTGGAAATTATGTGGGCCTGATGGAAGAATTCCCAAGCTGGAACGGCTTCGAGCAGGGACAGCTGGAAATCAGGGGTTATCGGCCCGATCGCCCGAGGCGTGTCCAGGTCATCGATGCGGAAAGTCAGCAGGCTGGATTCCTGTTAATCAATGAGCAGAATCCGACCGATTTGAAAATCACGCTGGACCCCTGGGCCGAAATCACGGGGCGACTGGTCGACGAAGCTGGCAATCCCAAAGCCGGGGTGAAGCTCTCTAACGTTTATCACGCCATCAGCAAAGACCCCAGTGTTGCCTTACTGCCTCCCGATCCGGAGCAGAAATCGGGCGGTACCGTCAGCTATCTGACCGACGAAAATGGACGGTTTCAGATCCGGGGGATGATTCCCGGGGCGAAGTACCGCGTCGCAGCTCAGGAAATCCGTAAGAATCCCATCTACATTGAACTGGGCGATTTCCTCAGGGGAAAACCGCTCCAGCCTGGTGAGGTGCGAGACCTGGGCGACATCATTTTCAAACGGCCGACCGAAAGTAATTAACACGGTCTCTCCTCACTCCCACTCCGCTGTCTAGCGGCGAGCGTTCCTGAAGGCATGTTTTTTTCAACGTCGTCTTGACACCTGGGACACAATGTCCTACCCTTGCCTGCGACATAACGTCCCAGGTCTGAAAAAAGGAAGCATTGACCATGGTCAAGACGCCCCGTGATGTGACGGAAGCGGAACTGAGTGTACTGCAGGTCCTCTGGCAACAGGGGCCGGCGACGATTCGCGCCATTACCGAACAACTCGAACCCGAACGGGTTGACGCGTATTACTCCACCGTCAAAAAACTGCTCGAACGCCTGGAAACAAAGGGTTTCGTCAAACGGGAACCGGCGGGCATCGCTTTTGTGTATGAAGCCTGTATCGCGCGCGATGAACTGGTGGGGCGACGCCTGCAGGAGGTGGCGGAGACGTTGTGCGAAGGTTCGCTGACGCCGCTGCTCACACAACTGGCACAACACACGGATCTGAACCGGAAGCAGCAGAAAGTGCTGATGGATCTCATCGACGAACTTGCCCAAAAGAATTCAAAACCATAAGGAGATGGTCATGGATCTGCTCTGGAAACTGCTGATCAGTAACGCAGCGATCGCCGGCGGACTGTTTGTTATCGTGCTGTTGATCCGCCGATGGATCAAAAACCCGGCACTGCTGCACATGCTGTTGCTACTTGTGCTGATCAAACTGATCACCCCGGCGGTCTGGCAGCCGCAGATCGCCTTACTTTCACACGGCCCCGGTTCGGTCGTCTCCCCGGTCGAAAAAGCCCCGGTGACAGATGGCACTGGTCTGCTTGCTGAAAACGAGTCCAACACCAACACAAAACTGAATGCTTTCAATTCTCTGCGAAAGCGAATGCAAGAGACCAGCAAAGGCTCGTCTCCTGCTACGACTACTGAAACTGTATCCAATACCTCAACTGCTGAGACTTCAATAGAGATCCCAGTCAGCACGCCAGCCTGGTATCTGAGACTGGCTGCCGCTTTCACAGCCCGCGGATGGACCTGGGCAACATCGCTGTTTCTGATCTGGGCTCTCGGGACAGTGATCTGCTGCTTCATTGCAGCGTTGCGTATCTTTCGTTTCCAACGACTGCTGAAGCTCGCACGGCCTGCTTCAGCAGCACTGCAGCATCGGGCCGGGGTACTGGGCACGCACATCGGTCTCAAGTCGGCCCCACAGGTTGTGTTGCTTCCGGGAGCGATCTCTCCCCTGCTCTGGGCGTTCTGCTGCAGAGCACAGATTATCCTGCCGGAACGACTGCTTGCAGAACTGAATGAAGCAGAACGAGACACACTGCTGCTGCATGAGCTGGCACATTACCGCCGCGGTGATCACTGGGTGCGATTGATTGAACTTGTCACCACGGCGCTGTACTGGTGGTATCCCGTCGTGTGGTGGGTACGGAGAGAAATCCGTCTGACCGAAGAGGCGTGTTGTGATGCCTGGGTCATCCAGACAGAGCCCGACAAACGGCGGGCGTATGCAGAGGTGCTCGTCAAAGCGACCGGCTTCGTTTCCCAGACGCAACGTATTCCCGTCGCCACCGGCATGGGATCAGCGTGGATTCTGGAGCAGCGTCTGACGTCGATTATGTGTGACACATTGCAGCATCAGATTTCGCGGCGGGGAAAATTCCTGCTGGCTACAATCGCTCTGCTGTTATTATCGCTGGCTCCCCTGCCCGGCACTTCGCAGGCGGAGACCAAGGTAGCAGAGAAACCAGACCAGTTGCCGAGTGTAGAAGAAATTCTGAATGGTTACCGGGACAACATCCAGTGTCTGTTACCGTTGGAGATGACGTACCGGATCACTGCGCAGGAGAACATGAACTGCATCACGCGGGACCGACTGAACCTGCAAGTACTCAGGGATATTCAGAAAGCCGACCGAAGTGAAATCATGATCGATGGAAAGATCATGAGCGAGGAACAACTCCAGTTGACGGTTGCGCACTCATTCACTCAACAGGAGATGTTTCTGGAGAGTCAATTGACCCCGGAAGCGGTCCGGAAACGGTTGGGCGAAACAGTGCTAGATCAACGTTATTTCTGGACTGACGGTCGGGCCTTTCATCAACGACGGCCTTATCAGTTACGACAGAAGAATACCACTCTCGAGCAGAGACCGGTCTGGCCGGCGGAGAATTTGAATCAGCATTATAACGAGATCGAGCTGATCTCGTGGTCCGATCAGAACCAGCCTCCCCTGCGGCGGTGGTATGGCAAAAAGAGAAATCATCAATTACCGCAAGGTGAAATCGGCAATGAACTGAAGCAGATCCCCAACTTGAAGACGTCTGCGCCGCTGGGGCTCCAAGAGTATCAGTGGGCAGAAGAGTTGCCTGAATACAGTCTGGATGCCTGCCTGACAAAGCCGCCACACCGGTACCGGGTTGTGGGACGGGAAAAACGGGATGGCAGACCGTTGATTCTCGTGGAGTACCTGAACGAACCACATGCGCAGAGCCCGGAGAAACGCTGGCGAATGCGCGCCTGGATCGATCCCGCACAGGGTTTTCTCCCCTTACGGATCGAATGGGGGTATGTTGACCAGGAAAACCAGCTCGCCAGGGGTTTGAGCCAGCATGCAGAGGTGCTGCAGGTTAAACAGGTTGACGGCTGTTATTATCCGACACGCATCCGGTTTCAGGAATACACGACCGGCACTCCGAAAAAACAGGAGCAATCCTCCCAGACGAACGAGATCAAGATATTCACAAAGAACCTGAAGGACTTTCCAGCCCCCCCCACTGTCCCTGGGCGGAGTACCACTTGGGAGGTACTCGACATCCATCCGCATCAGCAAATCACCCCTGAGGCACTGGCACTGCAGTTTCCAGAGGGGACCGTGTATGAGAACAGGATCGACGGCCGGACATACATCATCGGAAACGAACAGCCGCTGCCCGAGCCACCGGAGCCCCCCGAAATGGTGCACCTTTTCACGCAGGCTCCTCCACTGCAGGTGGCAGAATGGATGGACGGGAACCAGCGTAATCTCAAAGATTTTCGCGGCAAAGTGGTTGTCCTGCTCTTTCTCGACGATACTTTTTTGAAATTTGATTTTGCAAAGTTGCCTCCCGAAATGGAGCAATACTTCGTGGAAGCCCAAAAAATGCTGCTCAGGCTGCATCAGAAGTACGCGAATAAAGAGATCGTCTTCCTGGAAATCTATCCGCCGGACTCATCTAAAGCAAAAATTCGTGAGTTCCACCAGTATCTCGGATTTGAAACACTGGCTGCGATTGACCAGCGGCAGGGAGAGGGCGGTGCCACCAACATGAAGTACCATGGCGCGCAGGTTGCCCCAACCTGTTTTATGTTGAGTCGTAAAGGGCGCATCGTCTTCAGCCCTGAAATTATTGACTCGATAATGATGGAGGAACATTTTCAACATGCCGCCCGGAAACTTTCAATTTCCCTGGATGAACTGGAAAAACTCCCTAAAGACGAAGCCACCCGGCAAAGTCTGAGGGTCATGGAATATATGATTCGTGAGCAGATCGACAAAGTACTCGCAATTCAATAATTATCTGACTGCAGGAGCTACTGTGATCAGCGTTTGAGTTTCTGCCGCACCAGTTTCGACTGTTCGTCATTCAGAATTTCCCAGCAGGCCAGGCCGTTGCCTACGAGGTCGAATTCGTCGAATTGCCAGACGATTTTGCGGTTCTCGTCGAGTTCCAGGATCTGTGGATTCTCGGGGCCGGCGTGGCAGTTGCCGATGACCAGATTGCCGTTGTCGAGTTCCTGCAGACAGGTGGTCCATTGGAGGGACACATCCGTGCCCGGCACACGTTCTTTGACTTCCCAGATGGTCCGTTTGTCGGGGGTGACTTCGCGGACGCTGCGACCGCTGCCCGAGGCGATGAGCGTATTGCCGTTCTTAAGACGCAGAGCGCCGTAGACGCGGGTGCCGATTGGATATTCCCAGACGATGTTTCCGTCGCGGTCATATTCAAGCACGACGCCCGGTTGTTCTGAACAGACCAGGTAGGTTCCCGCGGGGGTGACTCGCATCAGCCTGGTGGATTGAGTGCCCCCTTTCTTCAAGGGGAACTGGTGCACGAGCTTGCCATCACGATCGACTTCGATAATCCGTCCGACTCCACTTTCAACAATTACCGTATTGCCGTTGGGCAGGCGTTTGAAGGCGTGCACATCAACTCGCTTCCCGGCGTTGCCGTTACTGCTGGCCGAATCGTATTCCCAGACAATCTCTTTATTGAGATTGATCTCTTTGAGCCCGGTCCAGCTGTCGTGAAACAGGATGTTGCCGTTGGGCAGCAGCTGCACATCGTGATGACCGGCGTGCCCCTTGGCAGGTCCCTCGGTTTTG
This window harbors:
- a CDS encoding BlaI/MecI/CopY family transcriptional regulator produces the protein MVKTPRDVTEAELSVLQVLWQQGPATIRAITEQLEPERVDAYYSTVKKLLERLETKGFVKREPAGIAFVYEACIARDELVGRRLQEVAETLCEGSLTPLLTQLAQHTDLNRKQQKVLMDLIDELAQKNSKP
- a CDS encoding M56 family metallopeptidase; this encodes MDLLWKLLISNAAIAGGLFVIVLLIRRWIKNPALLHMLLLLVLIKLITPAVWQPQIALLSHGPGSVVSPVEKAPVTDGTGLLAENESNTNTKLNAFNSLRKRMQETSKGSSPATTTETVSNTSTAETSIEIPVSTPAWYLRLAAAFTARGWTWATSLFLIWALGTVICCFIAALRIFRFQRLLKLARPASAALQHRAGVLGTHIGLKSAPQVVLLPGAISPLLWAFCCRAQIILPERLLAELNEAERDTLLLHELAHYRRGDHWVRLIELVTTALYWWYPVVWWVRREIRLTEEACCDAWVIQTEPDKRRAYAEVLVKATGFVSQTQRIPVATGMGSAWILEQRLTSIMCDTLQHQISRRGKFLLATIALLLLSLAPLPGTSQAETKVAEKPDQLPSVEEILNGYRDNIQCLLPLEMTYRITAQENMNCITRDRLNLQVLRDIQKADRSEIMIDGKIMSEEQLQLTVAHSFTQQEMFLESQLTPEAVRKRLGETVLDQRYFWTDGRAFHQRRPYQLRQKNTTLEQRPVWPAENLNQHYNEIELISWSDQNQPPLRRWYGKKRNHQLPQGEIGNELKQIPNLKTSAPLGLQEYQWAEELPEYSLDACLTKPPHRYRVVGREKRDGRPLILVEYLNEPHAQSPEKRWRMRAWIDPAQGFLPLRIEWGYVDQENQLARGLSQHAEVLQVKQVDGCYYPTRIRFQEYTTGTPKKQEQSSQTNEIKIFTKNLKDFPAPPTVPGRSTTWEVLDIHPHQQITPEALALQFPEGTVYENRIDGRTYIIGNEQPLPEPPEPPEMVHLFTQAPPLQVAEWMDGNQRNLKDFRGKVVVLLFLDDTFLKFDFAKLPPEMEQYFVEAQKMLLRLHQKYANKEIVFLEIYPPDSSKAKIREFHQYLGFETLAAIDQRQGEGGATNMKYHGAQVAPTCFMLSRKGRIVFSPEIIDSIMMEEHFQHAARKLSISLDELEKLPKDEATRQSLRVMEYMIREQIDKVLAIQ
- a CDS encoding PQQ-binding-like beta-propeller repeat protein, producing MPRATQFFTIVIALLVTTVASAERLVLVSASYQKDLLAICDAKGKVLWSYKTEGPAKGHAGHHDVQLLPNGNILFHDSWTGLKEINLNKEIVWEYDSASSNGNAGKRVDVHAFKRLPNGNTVIVESGVGRIIEVDRDGKLVHQFPLKKGGTQSTRLMRVTPAGTYLVCSEQPGVVLEYDRDGNIVWEYPIGTRVYGALRLKNGNTLIASGSGRSVREVTPDKRTIWEVKERVPGTDVSLQWTTCLQELDNGNLVIGNCHAGPENPQILELDENRKIVWQFDEFDLVGNGLACWEILNDEQSKLVRQKLKR